The nucleotide window ATGGTGGGCGCTCTCTGACTGGAGTTTGACTGCGACTCCTTGACCCATTATGTGGTGGAGGAGAAAGGTCTCGAGGAGGGGATCGTGAATATGACCTCTCACGACTGTATCTTTTCTCTTCAGGTGAGACAGACCTGCAAAGTAGAAGTAAATCATCAAGTGGAAATTAGATGGGATAGAGATACACAGACAAATAGCTTGTATTACTTATTGTTGTCTCAAAAGATGTGAAAAAAGAGCTAAAACAATAGCTAAAAAGGTAGTACATAGGGCAAGCGAATTTCTAAAATGTCTGATTAACTTCCTAGGACCAACTTGCAGGCAGTAAACAAGTTCAAAATATGCTTTTTAACAAGCAAACAATGGATAGTATCATAAAACAGGCAGCATGCCTTATCAGCTAAATGAATCAGACTATGCAcgcaataaaacaaaaaaaatgaacttaatACCAAAGATAGTGTCTGATATGCCTGGCTGGTTGTTGGAAGCGCATCATTATTACAATCTAGAGCCCCTTTAAttaaacaaacaacaaatataaGTAACATTGCATACCTCGAGTACTGCCTTCTCTTGGGAGAGTAATCACGGCTGTGTGATCCTGCTCTTGCATACCGTGAAGGTGGAGTACGTCTCCGATCATGGCTGCGGCTACTCCTATGACTGGCAAGAAAATCAAACTAAATGAATATCCAAATCCAAAATAATCAGCCAATCATTTACAAAGCCAAAAGGGACAGACAATTTTACAACAATGTAGACTACTTATTGTTTTACTTTCAAACATCAAAGCCAAATTTAGAATACTGTCATGAAAGACACAGGAAACTTCCACCACTACACGAGACAATAAGGACTACTCAAGACAGAATTTAAATGGACTAATATGATATTAGCAAATGAAATACAAAGTATTACCTTCCACTGCGTTCCCTAGATCTCATTTCAGTAGGTTTTTTCCTGTTTTCCTCGGCAAAAACCACAGTCAGTTGCCGACCTTGAAAACCTTGTCCATCCATCTGATACTTGGCATCTGCAGCATCAGCAGGATCCACAAACTGGACAAATCCAAAGCCTCGTGGTTCACTGTGAAAAAGAGGTGGGAACACAAGAACAGATTTAGAACAGATATTTCTCAAACAATATGGTGTTCGGCAGGCGATCAGAATATAAGACACCCTAGCTACAGTCATTTGATCAGAGTTTAAAAGGTAAGACCCAATCTGTGAATACAAGGCCAATAAGGGTTAAAGAATCAAATTTGTCGAGCGCTAGCAATTCCACCAAATCCCCATAAGGACTGATCAAGAACAAATATTGGGGAACTAGATTCTAAGAGATATATTGAGGAAAGCAAAGAACTAGCCTAAACAGTAACAAAGTTAAAAACAGCACAAATTCAAATAATCCCACCAAAAAATAACGTCTTCATAAGCACATAAGCAAGCACATGGCTGCTGACCTTGAATGTATCAGTTTAAAGATGACTTGAAATTCTTCAAGACTTGAAATCTTGAAATCTTCACATTGTATTCAAATCCAAATTCCTTCAAATCTTCACTACCATTAACATCACCTTCAACTCTTACTACCTGATTGATGTCAAGAACTCTTACTACTTCAATGTGTCAACAGAATGCTTATTACTTGATTGAAGTCTTCAAGACTCTTAGTTTCGCTGctaaatttcacaatttaaatAAAGCACAGGCCGGTttctaacaacaaaaaaaattaaccaacaaATTTTAAGAAGGAAAAAACTTTATGCCTTTATGGTATCACCGACAAACAAAATTTAGCCAAATCCATTAACGGGGATATTGGTACCAAACAATGTGtgctagaaaaataaaatcttcaatatttattttt belongs to Solanum stenotomum isolate F172 chromosome 1, ASM1918654v1, whole genome shotgun sequence and includes:
- the LOC125874352 gene encoding serine/arginine-rich SC35-like splicing factor SCL30A encodes the protein MRRRSYSPSPQRGYGRRGRSPSPRGRYGGHSRDGPTSLLVRNLRHDCRPEDLRRPFGQFGPVKDIYLPKDYYTGEPRGFGFVQFVDPADAADAKYQMDGQGFQGRQLTVVFAEENRKKPTEMRSRERSGSHRSSRSHDRRRTPPSRYARAGSHSRDYSPKRRQYSRSVSPEEKRYSRERSYSRSPPRDLSPPPHNGSRSRSQTPVRERPPYNGSPRSRSRSPVRRERSPVRGHSRSPSRSPGCAPYSP